The Torulaspora delbrueckii CBS 1146 chromosome 1, complete genome DNA segment CTAGtggtcaaagaagaagctcaCGTAAACGTAAAAACGAGCAGCGAGAGATTGCCAAAGAGCTGCAAGAGCGAGCCAGACCAgcagagaagaaagctcGACCAGATGTGCTAGCATTAACAAGTGTTCCTGAGCACGACAAGAGATCTTCGCATTATAATCTGAGGGCCAAGTCAAAGCTACGCAACAACAGCTTCCACTAAGTAATTTAGTCTTCAAGTCATGAAAGCCACGATAATCTATAAACTGATGGCCCTATAGAGctagttcttcttcctcttgatCACGTGTAACTGATAAATTCCTTGAAGGGTATAATGTTCAATTAAGAATTCAGTCACATTTGCCGCTATAGATGATATTCCAGACGGGGATGTATAGGATGTACTTACGACCGCTGGTTCGAGTTGTTTTCGTTCAAAAATGCTTTCTGTCGACTGCTGCTGGTGGTTCAGTCTCAAAAGGGCCAACCTTGTGGTATCATGCTTCTGATGTGCCGCTAACGAAACCGTATGATTCCAAGTATAAGCCCAGTAAGccagctgaaaaattcgtTAAGTTTTCTGCTAGTGACTGTCGAAGGCTTGAAGGGGCTTTTCAGAAATGGAGTAAATCTCAGAAGGAGACTAAAGAATTGACAAGTGTTCCGGTCAATGAGGATTTTCTCTTCGAGGTTAATATCCCCAAAATGGTGCTGAAACCGACTTATTGGCGTGGTCCAACGTATGAAGTACGTCGTGGGATTTGGATGAACGCAAATAATAACCCATTGGCTTACGAGCTGACGGCTGAGATTGAAAGATTCTATGCCAAGATGGACAGCTCGCTTGAAGGCGATAAGGAACAGGAAAAGCAGGATCTATTCAGATTCACTCAACCATATGGTAAGCATAGGATGGTCTTGTTTGTGGATAAAACAACGGCGTACTTGCTCCCGGATTTAAAAGGTGGTGAGTTGCAGTTGAAGCTCTTAAGAACTAATCTTATTCCTCCAATGGGTGACAAGATTACAAGAGGTAGTAGCAGTAACCATCTGACAGATGCAGCGGCATCTGCCAAAAGGACTATTGAAAATGAGATACAGGGCACTACTAAACAGCTAGGGAAACTGTCCGATTTGATCAGTTGGGAGTTACCAAGCGTTTTTGGTATGCCGGACTCGAAGGACAGTACCAAGGGCAATGATGACGATTCCGATGTATTCAAAAGGGAGATTGAGACTGACTATGACAATGATGCAACTACCCCTCAGCGTGATGTTAAACATCTCGTGTTATGCGTCCATGGGATTGGGCAAAACCTGGGCAAGAAATATGAGTACGTGAATTTCGCACATACCGTGAATATTCTGCGAACTAACATGAAGAAGTTGTACATGGAGTCCGGGAAATTACAAAAGATGAATAGGGGAGATGGTTCGAGCGACTGGAGGGAAAATTGTAATGTGCAAGTGCTTCCGATATCATGGAGGCACACTGTTGGATTCCAAACAGATGCAACGCAACCAAATAAAGAAAATCCTGAATTGCCGCCACTTGGAGACATCACATTAAATGGTGTGTTAGGTTTACGAAGACTGCTGGGAGATATTGCATTGGACATTTTGTTGTACGGCGAGCCTTATTACAGGAAACGtattcttgatgaagtgaaGAAGCATTTGAATGATACGTACAACTTGTTCAAGGAGCGAAACCCTGGATTTGGAGGTGAAGTACATCTAATAGGTCACTCGTTAGgaagtttgatcttgttcGATATACTCTGCGAAcaagatgatttcaaattggaCTTTGATGTTAAGAACTTCTACAGTATTGGATCACCTACTGGTGTATTCAAATTGATACAGCGGACTAAGATAGGTTCAAAGCAGGATGAACCCGAGGAGACTTCAACCTCATTTCAAAAACCCAAATGTGAAAACCTCTATAATCTATTCCATGTTTGCGACCCGATCTCTTATAGAATGGAGCCTCTAGTTGAACTATCCATGGCGCAATATCAAGCAGCAAACATCTCGCATTGGTCCGCTGGAGATGGCATTGCATCTCGAGTATTAGAATTCGGCGGAAGTATTCTCAAAGATATCCCAGGCACCGCTATCAAAGGCCAAAAACCAGGCAATGGCAAGACAATGCTACCAGTGGACGTTGTAGAGAAGTTGACCAAGCTGAACCGCACAGGCCGTATAGACTACATGTTACCGCCCGGTTTCTTGGAAGTGGACATCATCGCGGCTGCCAAAGCACATGTATcgtattttgaagaacccGATATTGCAGGATTCATCCTTAAGGAGATTCTGGCGAAGAACCATGGCAACCACGACGTTATAGTGACCAAATTGAACCGCTCATCGGATGCTTAAAGCTCAATGAGCTGGTCGTCCTGGATGACGTGAAATTGGCAATTAAAAGTTGCCGAGATGCTCGATGAGCTAGAGGAAGCCATTAAGAACAAGCAGTGAGCAAGAATGAAGTACATTATCGAGCACATGGAGCAGGATTTCAGTCAATGGGTGACTCTTGAATATGCGCAGATCATCCGAGACATTGGTGCTGAAAATTTGATCCTTTCTTCGCTGCCAGAGGGTACTACAGAGAGCGAAATCCCAGACAAATTATTACATATGGGACTTAGGTGGACCACAAAGGATCTCAATCATTTGACAGAGGAGTTTAAGGATTTGCAACCACTACAGAACGGCAGAGTGTGCTTGCTAGACCCAAGAGCTGATCAGGACTTACAACCCGCAGAAACTGAACAATTCGACTATTTCGTCTTTGGCGGGATCCTAGGTGATCACCCACCTAGAGACCGTACTACTGAGATCAAAGTCGCATACCCTGATTTAGTCGTGGGCAGAAGATTAGGTGACAAACAGATGACAACGGATACAGCGATCAGAACCACCCAACAAATCATTGAGAAAGGTAAAAAATTCCAAGATATCCACTTCATCGACTACCCCGAGTTCAGATTTAGCAAAAATGAAGCGACAGAGATGCCATTTAGATACATCTTGGATGCTCAAAATAATCCAATCCTTCCCGAAGGTATGCTCGCTCTAATCAAGAGAGACTCTGAACAAAGCTTAGACGATTTACTCTAGGATATCTATCTACTAATACTTAGCACAGGTGAACTCATTTTTTCTCAGTTTCACTCTCTAAAAACTgattcaacaatttttcaacatcaaCTTCAGATTCTCCCTGTTTAACAGGTTCTTTGGACTCGGCTTTGTTCTGATCTTCGTTTTTGCCTGTTCCAAGGTAGACACCTGCACCTGTGGCCAATAGTGTTCCAATGGCCAGCACATGTGGTTGCACAGACATACCAAGTATCTTGTAAGCGGGCGACATGATTACTTCATTGTAGTAGTCATCTGCCACCCTTTTTGGTTGAATGGTTCTTATAGGTTAGGAAGATGAGGTGCCACGTGAAAGGCACGTGACACATATTCAATCCTCTTATAAGATGTTTGAAGCTAGGTGAACCGTTAACTTGAATGGTCAAGTACAGAGAGACCAATGAAGTCTCTACTGGCAATCTAGACCATCATAGATGAGTTATCGAGTCAACTGTCACGTGCAAACATCAACCtaactctttcaagaaacccTTTAATCTTTtacattcaaaagaaagatcatgGATGAGTAAAGACAGACGAACCACTATGCTTACTGTCATGTCATCAGCTAACAGACTATCATTCTATGATTACTATACAGATCCAAGGATCAAACCACGTGACGTTCACATGATCATATGAATCACGTGTTTATATCGTTCAGAGTGATAGAAAATTccagaattgaaattcaattAACCTTACCAACTATAAGAAGTATGAAAGATTCAGAAGGGCGATACATTTAAACGTCTCAGACCTCCACAACCGCTCCGACTCCCTCTGTACTCATCTAATGTCCACTCTATTGAATTCAGCCAAGTCAATTGTTCCATTGCTTGATCGTGTGCTAGTCCAGAGGGTCAAAGCGCAGGCAAAGACTGCTTCTGGTTTATATCTTCCAGAGAAAAACGTCgaaaaattgaaccaaGGTACTGTTCTAGCTGTTGGTCCAGGTTTCACCGATGCTAACGGTAACAAAGTTGCTCCTCAAGTTAAAGTAGGTGATCAAGTTCTAATCCCACAATACGGTGGTTCTAGCATTaaattgaaggatgatgaagaagttattCTATTCAGAGACTCCGAGATTTTGGCTAAGATTAATGATGCCTGATTGGATTCTACGCCTGTAAATACGAAATTAGTCTAAGTATGAGAAACGTCTGTCAAGAAATGTTCAGCGTCGAATTGACGCAGTGTATTTTTTAGTTCAAGGTCATCGCGACAAACTTTCATGAACCATCGTGGGAATTTACTGCACTCCAGATATCCTTGCCATACCTTTTCGGCGTGATTGTTCGGTGTTTCAATTAGTGTATCGGTGGCTCGATCACGGAATGGTTCGTCCCATTTTATCCTCTCCAACACCAACcgttcaaagaatttgcaCGATTTTTCGCTTCCTACCACAATGATCATCCCTTCACCCTGATCACCCACTCGAAGACATGCTCCTCGCAGTGCAAGTTGTTTGCTGTTTGTGTTTAATTTGAATCGGATCTTTGGATTCGCCAAACTCTTGAATCGAAATACTTTACAACAATTATCAGTTGAAAGCTCGACTTTTTTACTCTCTTTACGTCTTTTTACAGCTTCCTCGTGCCTAATCATGTTAGTCTCCAAatgtttcctcttcctctgttCAACTTGCTCGATTACTGTGTGTTCCCACTGGGTGGGGTCGGTGATATTTTGGTTGTTCTCGTAAACGCTCATCATGTTGGACAATTTCACTTTAGGCTCAGGTTTTGGATCTAAACCCATCTTAATTCGGgtttccttttcttctcGCTCGAACTTTCTCTTATTACGAcgaatcttcttctgttctttcttggttAAATATACTTTTGTCGTAGGCTTGGGATTGTGGACCTTGATGGGCACAGGATGGTGTACGTACTGAATTGAAGGTACTTCGTCCTCCTCATCACTTTCACTTTCCTCTTCGTAACCACCCTGGTATTTCGGTAGGACATTTAATTGGTCATCCAGGTAAGGCTTATCCCACCATTCTACCTCGGGAACATCCTCTATACGTCTGATATATTTATCTTCTCCTACTTTTGTATCAGGCAATTCACCACGAGCTATTTTGGCACTAGTTTCAGCTTGCTCCTTTTCTCTTCGTATTTTGTTAAGTATTTCCTGTTCTTTCTGTCTCTCGTACTCCAATCGTTGTTCTTCCCTCTGACGTTCAATCTGTGAGCTCACTTCTCCTTTCTCATGGAACTTCAAACCCCTCTCCAACCTCTTGGTAACCTTA contains these protein-coding regions:
- the HSP10 gene encoding Hsp10p (similar to Saccharomyces cerevisiae HSP10 (YOR020C); ancestral locus Anc_5.607), which translates into the protein MSTLLNSAKSIVPLLDRVLVQRVKAQAKTASGLYLPEKNVEKLNQGTVLAVGPGFTDANGNKVAPQVKVGDQVLIPQYGGSSIKLKDDEEVILFRDSEILAKINDA
- the SFM1 gene encoding protein-arginine N-methyltransferase SFM1 (similar to Saccharomyces cerevisiae YOR021C; ancestral locus Anc_5.605) → MKYIIEHMEQDFSQWVTLEYAQIIRDIGAENLILSSLPEGTTESEIPDKLLHMGLRWTTKDLNHLTEEFKDLQPLQNGRVCLLDPRADQDLQPAETEQFDYFVFGGILGDHPPRDRTTEIKVAYPDLVVGRRLGDKQMTTDTAIRTTQQIIEKGKKFQDIHFIDYPEFRFSKNEATEMPFRYILDAQNNPILPEGMLALIKRDSEQSLDDLL
- the PRP3 gene encoding U4/U6-U5 snRNP complex subunit PRP3 (similar to Saccharomyces cerevisiae PRP3 (YDR473C); ancestral locus Anc_5.608) — encoded protein: MARKVGKESDHDGKQSRGLQTEINPLLLSSNLNLIKEQYRNANPYLSTSTLRSNDKVTKRLERGLKFHEKGEVSSQIERQREEQRLEYERQKEQEILNKIRREKEQAETSAKIARGELPDTKVGEDKYIRRIEDVPEVEWWDKPYLDDQLNVLPKYQGGYEEESESDEEDEVPSIQYVHHPVPIKVHNPKPTTKVYLTKKEQKKIRRNKRKFEREEKETRIKMGLDPKPEPKVKLSNMMSVYENNQNITDPTQWEHTVIEQVEQRKRKHLETNMIRHEEAVKRRKESKKVELSTDNCCKVFRFKSLANPKIRFKLNTNSKQLALRGACLRVGDQGEGMIIVVGSEKSCKFFERLVLERIKWDEPFRDRATDTLIETPNNHAEKVWQGYLECSKFPRWFMKVCRDDLELKNTLRQFDAEHFLTDVSHT
- the MCO10 gene encoding Mco10p (similar to Saccharomyces cerevisiae YOR020W-A; ancestral locus Anc_5.606), which codes for MSPAYKILGMSVQPHVLAIGTLLATGAGVYLGTGKNEDQNKAESKEPVKQGESEVDVEKLLNQFLESETEKK
- the DDL1 gene encoding putative carboxylic ester hydrolase (similar to Saccharomyces cerevisiae YOR022C; ancestral locus Anc_5.604), which gives rise to MYLRPLVRVVFVQKCFLSTAAGGSVSKGPTLWYHASDVPLTKPYDSKYKPSKPAEKFVKFSASDCRRLEGAFQKWSKSQKETKELTSVPVNEDFLFEVNIPKMVLKPTYWRGPTYEVRRGIWMNANNNPLAYELTAEIERFYAKMDSSLEGDKEQEKQDLFRFTQPYGKHRMVLFVDKTTAYLLPDLKGGELQLKLLRTNLIPPMGDKITRGSSSNHLTDAAASAKRTIENEIQGTTKQLGKLSDLISWELPSVFGMPDSKDSTKGNDDDSDVFKREIETDYDNDATTPQRDVKHLVLCVHGIGQNLGKKYEYVNFAHTVNILRTNMKKLYMESGKLQKMNRGDGSSDWRENCNVQVLPISWRHTVGFQTDATQPNKENPELPPLGDITLNGVLGLRRLLGDIALDILLYGEPYYRKRILDEVKKHLNDTYNLFKERNPGFGGEVHLIGHSLGSLILFDILCEQDDFKLDFDVKNFYSIGSPTGVFKLIQRTKIGSKQDEPEETSTSFQKPKCENLYNLFHVCDPISYRMEPLVELSMAQYQAANISHWSAGDGIASRVLEFGGSILKDIPGTAIKGQKPGNGKTMLPVDVVEKLTKLNRTGRIDYMLPPGFLEVDIIAAAKAHVSYFEEPDIAGFILKEILAKNHGNHDVIVTKLNRSSDA